The following coding sequences lie in one uncultured Mailhella sp. genomic window:
- a CDS encoding FAD-binding protein, with protein MKSSTHPLGTLIETDVLVIGSGASGCGAALGAREQGLDVVLLDKGKLESSGCIGGGNDHYMAVLNEKGAPFDTADDLVKFYSKPLTGYSPAMIVNGWYNHMYHMLKRLEDRGVQFSKNPDGTYKRTQGFGQPGTWWVHIANGMTIKRVMARIVRDSGVHVLDRIMAMKILTDGGKACGAIGWNVSTGEYVIIRAKTVVSAQGRSSTRGYNNSTHNPYNVWMYPYNTGAGVVLGYDAGAAVTELDTYQRATMEPKGYGCPGMNGINSSGAHEISAIGERFMGKYDPMWENGVRNNQIQGTYQEQLEGNGPPFYMDMRHVDPEVVHELQYILMPGDKATFGDWADCTGTDFQHKLLEVEIGELIFGGTIAVNDNFETTVPGLFCGSIFLYCSGAMCGGFEAGRQAAMKAAGMSEAGKIDEDLAAKVKSSIFAPLGNDQELTYQELEEAARNVMMYYMGFRRSMAGMERALEKITFLEEQIPQLHADTLRDLMRCHESCEVLKVCELAIKATMERKETGRCVYKITDYPNLNPDMAKPLLLLKGKNGTEYHWGKAPLL; from the coding sequence ATGAAAAGTTCAACTCATCCGCTTGGCACGCTGATCGAAACGGACGTGCTTGTCATCGGCTCTGGCGCGTCCGGCTGCGGCGCGGCCCTCGGAGCCCGCGAGCAGGGTCTGGATGTCGTGCTGCTGGATAAAGGCAAGCTGGAAAGTTCTGGCTGTATTGGTGGCGGCAACGACCACTACATGGCCGTCCTGAACGAAAAAGGCGCGCCTTTCGACACCGCAGACGATCTCGTGAAGTTCTACTCCAAGCCTCTGACCGGCTATTCCCCCGCCATGATCGTCAACGGCTGGTACAATCACATGTACCACATGCTGAAGCGCCTCGAAGACCGCGGCGTGCAGTTCAGCAAGAACCCCGACGGAACCTACAAGCGCACCCAGGGCTTCGGTCAGCCCGGCACGTGGTGGGTTCACATTGCCAACGGCATGACCATCAAGCGCGTCATGGCACGCATCGTTCGCGACTCCGGCGTCCATGTCCTTGACCGCATCATGGCCATGAAGATCCTTACCGACGGAGGCAAGGCCTGCGGCGCCATCGGCTGGAACGTGTCCACCGGCGAGTACGTCATCATCCGCGCCAAGACCGTGGTGTCCGCTCAGGGCCGCTCTTCCACCCGCGGCTACAACAACTCCACGCACAACCCCTACAACGTGTGGATGTACCCCTACAACACGGGTGCGGGCGTGGTGCTCGGCTATGACGCCGGCGCCGCCGTCACCGAACTCGACACCTATCAGCGCGCCACCATGGAGCCCAAGGGCTACGGCTGCCCCGGCATGAACGGCATCAACAGCTCGGGCGCTCACGAAATCAGCGCCATCGGCGAACGTTTCATGGGCAAGTACGACCCCATGTGGGAAAACGGCGTGCGCAACAACCAGATTCAGGGCACCTACCAGGAACAGCTCGAGGGCAATGGCCCGCCTTTCTACATGGACATGCGTCATGTCGACCCCGAAGTCGTGCATGAACTGCAGTACATCCTCATGCCCGGCGACAAGGCCACCTTCGGCGACTGGGCCGACTGCACCGGCACCGACTTCCAGCACAAGCTGCTGGAAGTGGAAATCGGCGAACTCATCTTCGGCGGCACCATCGCGGTGAACGACAACTTTGAGACCACCGTTCCCGGCCTGTTCTGCGGCAGCATCTTCCTGTACTGCTCCGGCGCCATGTGCGGCGGCTTCGAGGCCGGCCGTCAGGCCGCCATGAAGGCTGCCGGCATGTCCGAAGCGGGCAAGATCGACGAAGATCTCGCCGCCAAGGTGAAGTCCAGCATCTTTGCCCCGCTCGGCAACGATCAGGAACTCACCTATCAGGAACTGGAAGAGGCCGCCCGCAACGTCATGATGTACTACATGGGCTTCCGTCGCTCCATGGCCGGCATGGAACGCGCTCTGGAAAAGATCACCTTCCTTGAAGAACAGATTCCTCAGCTCCACGCCGACACCCTGCGCGACCTCATGCGCTGCCATGAATCGTGCGAAGTTCTCAAGGTGTGCGAACTGGCCATCAAGGCCACCATGGAACGCAAGGAAACGGGCCGCTGCGTGTACAAGATTACCGATTACCCCAATCTCAATCCCGACATGGCGAAGCCCCTGCTTCTCCTCAAGGGCAAGAACGGCACCGAGTACCATTGGGGCAAGGCCCCTCTTCTGTAG
- a CDS encoding LysR family transcriptional regulator, translating into MIEELGGDFFQHLRGFYFTAKTGSIRKAAQLMNRNPSTISWQIRQLEQQLDTVLFDRYMKRLRITPEGERLLSWTISTFELLRSMKSDISSPSGILRGTITISSNLPFSARAVRIIAAFRREHPEVRIKIRRALPYETVDDVVSSRVDFGLTGVTREPPNCVLEELFTSQPLLIAREDNEFHLPERPTEEDLIRLPFISFLAENMEEGGDPYFDTSLASLSQPLQTVLSVNNYHLMLRYVKQGMGVAVMDELCLMASKYGNLGEGLRSYPLEGILPQVHNGILLRHHKHLSPQAAALIEKIRTELKDDLGGAEKQVTAEAAYKNA; encoded by the coding sequence ATGATTGAAGAATTGGGAGGCGATTTTTTCCAACATTTACGCGGGTTTTACTTTACCGCCAAAACGGGAAGCATACGCAAGGCGGCCCAGCTCATGAATCGGAATCCCTCCACCATCAGCTGGCAGATCAGACAGCTCGAACAGCAATTAGATACAGTGTTGTTCGATAGATACATGAAAAGGCTGCGTATTACTCCGGAAGGTGAAAGATTGCTCTCGTGGACCATCTCCACCTTCGAGCTTTTGCGCAGCATGAAGTCGGACATCAGCTCGCCGTCGGGAATCCTGCGCGGAACGATCACCATTTCCAGTAATTTGCCCTTTTCTGCACGAGCGGTGCGCATCATTGCCGCATTTCGTCGGGAACACCCTGAAGTTCGTATTAAAATTCGTCGTGCGCTGCCGTACGAAACCGTGGACGACGTGGTCAGTTCCCGCGTGGATTTCGGCCTGACGGGCGTGACCAGAGAGCCTCCAAACTGCGTTCTTGAGGAGCTTTTCACGTCGCAGCCTCTGCTCATCGCCCGGGAGGACAATGAATTCCATCTGCCCGAGCGTCCCACGGAAGAGGATCTCATCCGCCTGCCGTTCATTTCCTTCCTGGCCGAGAACATGGAAGAGGGCGGCGATCCGTACTTCGACACGTCGCTTGCGTCGCTCTCCCAGCCGTTGCAGACCGTGCTTAGCGTGAACAACTATCATCTCATGCTGCGCTACGTGAAGCAGGGCATGGGCGTGGCCGTCATGGACGAGCTGTGTCTCATGGCCAGCAAGTACGGCAATCTCGGCGAGGGGCTGCGTTCGTACCCGCTGGAAGGCATTCTGCCGCAGGTTCACAACGGCATTCTGCTGCGTCATCACAAGCATCTGAGTCCGCAGGCCGCCGCGCTCATCGAAAAGATACGCACCGAGCTCAAGGACGATCTCGGCGGCGCGGAAAAGCAGGTGACCGCGGAAGCCGCGTACAAGAACGCGTGA
- a CDS encoding FAD-dependent oxidoreductase, giving the protein MPPRYSREITLPIVMGDSLKEQFRTSPCEHFCPAGNSIQKMQALVEKGEFGEALRYLRAKNPFPGVTGRVCPHFCQSNCNRAGYDACVNTRALERAVFDYAPYGSALFKRRPATGKSVGIIGGGPAGLTAAYFLALLGHDVTVYEANPVLGGMTRYGVPDFRLPRDVVDREIGWILEVGVRARVNTMVGRDISFADVRAAHDAVIVTTGTPKENSLPIPGSETAVKAVEFLRAASLGLRPEVGKRVVVMGGGGVGFDAAFVARRLGAEEVHVVCLEKAGEMRAPAEDLEQAAEEGIQIHNSCTMSAIRTKDGKTAGVDYFEVKECRFDEKGHLTLVPVEGGEHTLDCDTVIFAVGMKTDLDFMAEAGVNLTPRNWIVVDGKQASSVEGIFAAGDVASGPASIAAAIGNGRRAAFGVHAYLTGENSRVYAIGDDNTIVARDDLAGTKEPYVVPMEEIYGILQYEKTEPQKQACTNHMDFTENNAGYTAEQAQLEAARCMHCGHCKGCGTCVDDCPGYVLELKHLENGLDRPEVAHGDECWHCANCRTSCPTGAIGFRFPLRMQV; this is encoded by the coding sequence ATGCCGCCTAGATATAGTCGTGAAATCACCCTGCCCATAGTCATGGGCGACAGCCTCAAGGAGCAGTTCCGCACCTCGCCGTGCGAGCATTTCTGCCCCGCAGGCAATTCCATCCAGAAGATGCAGGCGCTTGTGGAAAAGGGCGAATTCGGTGAAGCCCTGCGCTACCTGCGCGCCAAAAACCCCTTTCCCGGCGTCACCGGCCGCGTCTGCCCCCACTTCTGCCAGTCCAACTGCAACCGCGCCGGATACGACGCCTGCGTGAACACCCGCGCCCTTGAACGCGCCGTGTTCGACTACGCCCCCTACGGCTCCGCGCTGTTCAAGCGCCGTCCCGCCACGGGCAAGAGCGTCGGCATCATCGGCGGCGGCCCCGCCGGCCTCACCGCCGCGTACTTCCTCGCCCTTCTCGGCCATGACGTCACCGTGTACGAGGCCAACCCCGTGCTCGGCGGCATGACCCGCTACGGCGTGCCGGACTTCCGTCTGCCCCGCGACGTCGTTGACCGCGAAATCGGCTGGATCCTCGAAGTCGGCGTGCGCGCCCGCGTCAACACCATGGTCGGCCGCGACATCTCCTTCGCCGACGTGCGCGCCGCGCACGACGCCGTCATCGTCACCACCGGCACCCCCAAGGAAAACAGCCTGCCCATCCCCGGTTCCGAAACCGCGGTGAAGGCCGTGGAATTCCTCCGCGCCGCGTCTCTCGGCCTGCGCCCCGAAGTGGGCAAGCGCGTGGTCGTCATGGGCGGCGGCGGCGTCGGCTTCGACGCGGCCTTCGTGGCCCGTCGCCTCGGCGCTGAAGAAGTGCATGTCGTCTGCCTCGAAAAGGCCGGCGAAATGCGCGCTCCCGCGGAAGACCTCGAACAGGCCGCCGAAGAAGGCATCCAGATCCACAATTCCTGCACCATGTCCGCCATCCGCACCAAGGACGGCAAGACCGCCGGCGTGGACTACTTTGAAGTGAAGGAATGCCGCTTCGACGAAAAGGGCCATCTGACCCTGGTGCCCGTGGAAGGCGGCGAACACACCCTCGACTGCGACACCGTGATCTTCGCCGTGGGCATGAAGACCGACCTCGACTTCATGGCCGAAGCCGGCGTCAACCTCACCCCCCGCAACTGGATCGTGGTGGACGGCAAGCAGGCCAGCTCCGTGGAAGGCATCTTCGCCGCCGGCGACGTGGCCTCCGGCCCCGCCTCCATTGCTGCCGCCATCGGCAACGGCCGTCGCGCCGCCTTCGGCGTGCATGCCTATCTGACCGGTGAAAATTCCCGCGTGTACGCCATCGGCGACGACAACACCATCGTTGCCCGCGACGATCTCGCCGGAACCAAGGAACCCTACGTGGTGCCCATGGAAGAGATTTACGGCATTCTCCAGTACGAGAAGACCGAACCTCAGAAACAGGCCTGCACCAACCACATGGACTTCACCGAGAACAACGCCGGCTACACCGCCGAACAGGCCCAGCTCGAAGCCGCCCGCTGCATGCACTGCGGACACTGCAAGGGCTGCGGCACCTGCGTGGACGACTGCCCCGGCTACGTGCTCGAACTCAAGCACCTCGAGAACGGCCTCGACCGCCCCGAAGTGGCTCACGGCGACGAATGCTGGCACTGCGCCAACTGCCGCACGAGCTGCCCCACCGGCGCCATAGGCTTCCGCTTCCCGCTGCGCATGCAGGTGTAA
- a CDS encoding FAD-binding protein, giving the protein MPSRTTHVVESDLLIIGGGSAGLWAAKRFTELMPEKKVVIVDKGPKEWGGLMSMAGGDFDAVMPGDDLDAWLEDFIYYFDGLCDQEQIEEILRRSHERLEDYQRYGCEFFRKEDGTLKSIPQRGLPHVKLYPAKLVGRGGEDMVRSLVRQLRKTNLTSLGRIVVTDLLKKNGRVVGAVGFDSISGDFYRFRAQAVIAATGVGGWKTSYGKNTPTGEGVEMVWNAGARLKDFEFSRVWNMPRYFGWEGQTKLIPLGARFVNAKGEPFMEKYSPVLGVNTDPHFITIAMAMEIRAGRGPIYFDISRINPDDLILLKPQNGWQLMNYEKLCRLGMDLFRDNTEWLPQMTISYGGMEAGIKGTTNLEGLFAAGTARSTEPGVYAGGFALMSTSVTGHLAGEGAAEFLASAAPVEDDAVDEDIDALAEAVYAPLGREGLAPHDVLRKIQTAMFPYDVSILKTEASLQRALDEITRIREEDVPNMAAADPHYLLKLREVRGMALVSELYLRASLERRESRAGHFREDYPQRAEDGLAWILIQRDDDGKMAFSRKRVPLERYRHPITRYYQDNFRFVSEEH; this is encoded by the coding sequence ATGCCTAGCAGAACTACTCATGTCGTGGAAAGCGACCTGCTCATCATCGGCGGAGGCTCCGCTGGCCTGTGGGCCGCCAAGCGCTTCACCGAACTCATGCCCGAAAAGAAGGTCGTCATCGTGGACAAGGGCCCCAAGGAATGGGGCGGACTCATGTCCATGGCCGGCGGCGACTTCGACGCCGTCATGCCCGGCGACGACCTCGATGCCTGGCTCGAAGACTTCATCTACTACTTCGACGGCCTCTGCGATCAGGAGCAGATAGAAGAAATTCTCCGCCGCTCCCATGAACGCCTCGAAGACTATCAGCGTTACGGCTGTGAATTCTTCCGCAAGGAAGACGGCACGCTCAAGAGCATTCCGCAGCGCGGCCTGCCTCACGTCAAGCTGTATCCCGCCAAGCTTGTGGGCCGCGGCGGCGAAGACATGGTGCGCAGCCTCGTGCGCCAGCTCCGCAAGACCAATCTGACCAGCCTCGGCCGCATCGTGGTGACCGATCTTCTGAAGAAGAACGGCCGCGTGGTCGGCGCCGTGGGCTTCGACTCCATAAGCGGCGACTTCTACCGCTTCCGCGCGCAGGCCGTCATTGCGGCCACGGGCGTGGGCGGCTGGAAAACCTCCTACGGCAAGAACACCCCCACCGGCGAAGGCGTGGAAATGGTGTGGAACGCCGGCGCAAGGCTCAAGGACTTCGAGTTCAGCCGCGTGTGGAACATGCCCCGCTACTTCGGCTGGGAAGGACAGACCAAGCTCATTCCCCTGGGCGCGCGCTTCGTGAACGCCAAGGGTGAGCCCTTCATGGAAAAGTATTCCCCCGTGCTCGGCGTGAATACCGACCCGCATTTCATCACCATAGCCATGGCCATGGAGATTCGCGCCGGACGCGGCCCCATCTATTTCGACATCAGCCGCATCAATCCCGACGATCTGATCCTGCTCAAGCCCCAGAACGGCTGGCAGCTCATGAACTATGAGAAGCTCTGCAGGCTCGGCATGGATCTGTTCCGCGACAACACCGAATGGCTGCCGCAGATGACCATTTCCTACGGCGGCATGGAAGCCGGCATCAAGGGCACCACCAACCTTGAAGGTCTGTTCGCCGCCGGCACGGCCAGAAGCACCGAACCCGGCGTGTACGCCGGCGGATTCGCGCTCATGAGCACGTCCGTCACCGGTCATCTCGCCGGCGAAGGCGCGGCAGAATTCCTCGCATCCGCCGCCCCCGTGGAAGACGACGCCGTGGATGAAGACATCGACGCCCTCGCCGAAGCCGTCTATGCGCCTCTCGGACGCGAAGGTCTCGCGCCCCATGACGTGCTGAGAAAGATTCAGACCGCCATGTTCCCCTACGACGTTTCCATCCTGAAGACCGAAGCCTCCCTGCAGCGCGCGCTCGACGAAATTACGCGCATCCGCGAAGAGGACGTGCCGAACATGGCCGCCGCCGATCCTCACTACCTGCTCAAGCTGCGCGAAGTGCGCGGCATGGCCCTTGTGAGCGAACTGTATCTGCGCGCCTCGCTGGAACGCCGCGAATCCCGCGCCGGACATTTCCGCGAAGACTATCCCCAGCGCGCCGAAGACGGCCTCGCCTGGATTCTCATTCAGCGCGATGACGACGGAAAGATGGCCTTCAGCAGAAAGCGCGTTCCCCTCGAACGCTATCGCCATCCCATCACGCGGTACTATCAGGACAATTTCCGCTTCGTTTCGGAAGAACACTAA
- a CDS encoding ferredoxin family protein, which produces MIQHIDDAKCVGCGVCVQKCPLDTIRLNEQGKAFIAYPDDCMTCFVCERLCPAGAIFVHPFKEKLPPVFPGPRYEAVEGNDLRDKEVYHA; this is translated from the coding sequence ATGATACAGCATATCGACGACGCTAAGTGTGTCGGCTGCGGCGTATGCGTGCAAAAGTGCCCTCTGGACACCATTCGTCTCAACGAACAGGGAAAGGCGTTCATCGCGTATCCCGACGACTGCATGACCTGTTTCGTGTGTGAAAGACTTTGCCCCGCCGGAGCCATTTTTGTTCATCCGTTCAAGGAGAAGCTGCCCCCGGTCTTTCCGGGTCCCCGGTACGAAGCCGTGGAAGGCAACGACCTCAGAGACAAGGAGGTCTATCATGCCTAG